The Prodigiosinella aquatilis region GCTCAAACTGCTGGATGCCTGGCAGGGAAACCGGATGATATCGGGCGAAGGGGAGGATTATTACCTCCAGCGGATTATCCGTGTCATGGACAGTGAGCGGGTGGAGCAGGTTATTGATGCGGCGCAAACCTGGCTGTTACCACCAGTGCGTTTTAATCAGTACGGCAAGAAAGTGAGTATATCCACGTGAAGTATTTGGAGCGTTGCATGCGTAGACAGTATGTCTGGATCACCGGATTGTTGTTACTGATTTTCTGGCTTCCGATCAGTTGGGCCGATACCGGTTGGCAGGTTTTGCCGCAAACCATCAATAAAAGCGCCAACGATTTGCGGCAATATCAAGCGATCAAGCTGGACAATGACATGACGGTGCTTCTGGTTTCTGATCCGCAGGCAACCAGTTCTCTGGCCGCGCTGGCACTGCCGATCGGCTCATTGGATAACCCGAAGAGCCAGCCAGGATTGGCGCACTATCTGGAACATATGTTGTTGATGGGATCCAAACGTTATCCGCAGCCGGAAAGTTTGTCCGAGTTTTTGAAAAAACACGGAGGCAGCCATAACGCCAGCACCGCATCGTACCGTACCGCGTTTTATCTGGAAGTTGAAAATGATGCTTTGCAACCCGCGGTTGATCGCCTGGCAGATGCTATCGCGGAGCCTTTATTGGATCCGGTCAATGCTGATCGTGAACGCCATGCCGTCAATGCCGAACTGACTATGGCCCGTTCACGAGACGGATTGAGAATGTCACAAGTGAGCGCTGAGACACTGAACCCGGCACACCCCGGTTCTCGGTTCGCGGGGGGGAACCTGGAAACCTTGCGTGATAAACCAGGCAGCAATCTGCATGATGAACTGGTCCGTTTTTATCAGCGTTATTACTCCGCAAACCTGATGAAGGGCGTTATCTATAGTAATAAACCCTTGGCGGAAATGGCCAAAATCGCAGCGGAAACCTTTGGCCGTATTGCCAACCATCGAGCTCGTGTACCAGAGATTACGGTACCGGTTGTGACTGAAAAACAGCGTGGTGTCATTATTCATTACGTGCCGGCTCAACCACGAAAGCAGCTGCGCCTTGAATTCAGAATTGAGAATAATAGTCAGGCATTTCGAAGCAAAACAGATACCTATATCAGTTATTTGATTGGTAATCGCAGCCAGAATACACTTTCAGACTGGCTACAGAAGCAGGGACTGGTGGACTCGATCAACGCGGGTGCCAATCCCATAGTTGAGCGTAATGGCGGGATATTGACTATTTCCGCGAATCTTACAGATAAAGGACTGGCGCAGAAAGATGAGGTGATTGCCGCGATCTTCAGTTATCTGCACAGAATACGTCAGGATGGGATTCAGCCACGCTATTTTGATGAGATCGCGCATGTACTGAATGTGGATTTCCGTTATCCCTCGATCAATCGTGATATGGGCTATATCGAGTGGCTGGTGGATACCATGCTGCGTGTTCCGATTGAACATACCCTGGACGCGTCTTATCTTGCCGATCGTTATGATCCCAACGCTATTGCGGCAAGGTTGGACGGTATGACGCCACAGAACGCTCGTATCTGGTTCATCAGTCCGGATGAGCCGCATAACAGAATGGCCTACTTTGTTCAGGCACCTTATCAGGTCGACAAAATCAGGGCTGACCAGATAGCCAAATGGCAGCAACAAGAAAAGAGTATCAACCTGACGTTGCCTGCGGCCAACCCTTATATTCCGGATGATTTTTCGTTGATCAAGACGGATACCACGATTGATCATCCTAAAATGTTGCTGGAGCAACCCGGTTTGCGTGTGCTGTATATGCCCAGCCGCTACTTTGCGGATGAACCGAAAGCCAATATCACCCTACTGTTACGCAATAAAATGGCTGACGATACGGCGCGTCATCAGGTGTTGTTTGCACTGCATGATTATCTGGCCGGGTTGGCATTGGATGAGTTGAGTTATCAAGCATCGGTGGGCGGCATTGGTTTTTCTACCGGCAGTAATGGTGGAGTGGTTATGGAGACCAGTGGCTATACCCAGCACCTACCCGAATTATTGCAGTCGTTAATTGATGTTTACTCCTCGTTTATGCCTACGCAAGAGCAGTTAGCGCAGGCAAAGTCCTGGTATGTCCAACAGCTGGATGCGGCAGATAAGGCTAAAGCGTATGAACAGGCGATACAGCCGATACAGGCGCTGTCCCGTGTTCCTTACACGGAACGCTCAGAGCGTCGTCAGTTGCTCAGCGGCATACAATTGCAAGATGTAATGGATTATCGCAACGCGCTGCTGCAACAAGCTACACCGGAAATGATGGTGGTGGGAAACTTGCTGCCGGATGATGTGGTCCGTCTGGCGCAGAGCCTGAAAAGGCGTCTGGGCTGTGGCGGCGTCCAATGGTGGCGAAGCAAAAAAGTGAAAATTACCCAGGCTCAGCGTGCCACTCTGCAACAGGTGGGCAGCAGTACGGATTCTGCGCTGGCGGCGGTTTACATTCCGGCTGGCTATGATGAGGTACAGAGTATGGCCTATAGCAGTTTGCTGGGACAAATCTTGCATCCCTGGTTTTATAGCCAGCTCAGAACACAAGAACAATTAGGGTATGCGGTGTTTGCTACGCCGTTCTCCATCGGTCGTCAGTGGGGTATTGGTTTTCTGCTGCAAAGCAACAGCCGACAACCGGCTTATCTGTTTCAGCGTTATCAGAATTTTTATGCCACAGCCGGAGAACGCCTGCAAGCGATGGCTCCAGACGAGTTTGCGCAGAATAAACAGGGATTGATTAACGAATTGCGCCAGCGTCCGCAGACGCTGGATGAAGAAGCTGGTCGTCTGCGTAACGATCTGGAGCGGGAAAACTTTGCCTTTGACACGCGGCAAAAGTTGATCGAACAGGTGAACGCGATAACGCTCACTCAACTGGCCGACTTTTTTCAACAAGCGCTGAAACCGCAGGGATTGGCGGTGCTGTCTCAGGTTTCCGGTAGTCATCATGATAAGGCGGATTACGCGGCGCCTCAGGGATGGACAATCTATCCCGATGCGTCGTCGTTGCAGAAAACGCTGCCCATTGAGCAGGTGGAAAATAAATGACCAATGCGCCCCCACAATCACTGAATTTTTTCACGTTACCATTGTTTGGCGAAAGGTTGATTGAAGCCTCGGCAGGTACCGGAAAAACCTACACACTGGCGGCACTGTATCTGCGTTTATTACTGGGGTTGGGTAAAGAAGCGGCTTATCTGCGCCCGTTGTCAGTGGATGAAATTCTGGTGGTGACGTTTACCGAAGCGGCGACGGAAGAGCTGCGTGAGCGTATCCGTGAGCGGATTCATGAGCTGCGTTTGGCCTGTATCCGCCGTCAGAGTGATAACCCATTGATGATGCAATTGTTAGCGGAGATCCCGGAAGCGTCGAGAGCCGATGCCGCGGAAACGCTGTTGATGGCCGAACGGCAAATGGACGATGCGGCTATCTACACGATTCACGGTTTCTGTCAGCGCATGTTGACCAGCAATGCGTTCGAGTCTGGGGTGCTGTTTGAACAGGATCTGCTGGAAGATGAACAACCATTGCGTCGTCAGGCTTGTGCTGATTTCTGGCGTCGCTATTGCTACCCGTTGCCACTGGATATGGCGAGGGTAATCGGGACATTGTGGAGCGGGCCGGAAAAACTGTTGCAGGAGCTGACGCCTTATTTGCACGGTGATACGCCTGCGCTGCGCCTGCCGCCGCAGGAAAGTGAAACGTTGGTCGAGCGGCATCAGAAAATCATTGCCATTATCGACGGTTTCAAACAGCAATGGCGGGAATCTGCCCCGGAACTGGACGCGTTAATCAGTGCATCGGGTGTTGATAAACGGCGTTATAGCAGCCGTAATCGACCCAACTGGTTACGCAATGTGACCCAGTGGGCCGAGGAACAACCAACAGTAGACTATCAATTGCCCAAGGATTTGGCGCGGTTTGGCCAGTCAGAACTGAATCAGCGTACGGTCAAGGGTGAACCTCCATCACATGCGGTTTTTGATGCTGTGGATCAGCTTTTACAGCAGTCTCTGTCACTACGGGATTTGATGATTTGGTTGGCGTTGAAAGCGATCCGCCGCTCGGTACGTGAGGAGAAGCAACGGCGAGCCGAATTGGGGTTTGATGACCTGCTTGCCCGTCTGGATGAAGCGTTACAACAGGCCGGGGGAGAGCAACTGGCGCACGCTATCCGCGACCGTTATCCGGTGGCGATGATTGACGAGTTTCAGGATACGGATACCCAGCAGTATCGTATTTTTCGCACCTTGTATGCAGATCAGTCGCAATGTGGCTGGCTGATGATCGGTGATCCGAAACAGGCCATTTATGCATTCCGCGGCGCGGATATTTTTACCTACATGCGTGCGCGGGACGATGTGACCGCACATTACACATTGGACACCAACTGGCGTTCTTCCCCGGATATGGTGAATGCCGTGAACTGCCTGTTTCAGCGCGTCGATGCGCCATTTATTTTTTCGCAGATCCCTTTTATGGCGGTCAAACCGGCCGAGTCCAACCGCTCACTGGCCTTTGAGTATCAGGGAACCGTAAGTCCTGCATTGCAGTTCTGGTTAACGGGAACACAAGGTGTCGGTGTGAGTGAATACCAGCAGATAATGGCCCGACAGTGTGCATCTCAAATCCGTGACTGGCTGATGGCGGGGCAACGCCACGAGGCCTGGTTGGTGAACGGTGATAAACGCCAGCCAGTGCAGGCGGCGGATATTACCGTACTGGTACGGAGTCGGCATGAAGCAACCCTGGTGCGCCAAGCGCTTGGCCACCTGAATATTCCTTCTGTTTATCTCTCAAACCGCGACAGCGTATTTACCACACCTGAAGCCCGGGATGTGCTTTGGCTGTTACACGCCGTGCTGGCCCCGGAGCAGGAGCGGACACTGCGCAGCGCCATGGCCACTACATTGATGGGGTTAGATGCGCCAGCGATAGAGGCATTGAATCATAATGAAGCGGACTGGGATGCGTTGGTGGATGAGTTCGCAGGTTATCGTCTTCTATGGCAACAGCGTGGTGTGCTGCCGATGTTGCGGGCGTTGATGCGCCGTCACCAATTGGCTGAAAATTTGTTATCCAGTCGTGATGGGGAACGACGACTGACGGATATTCTGCACGTTGGTGAGTTGTTACAGGAAGCCTCTTCATCTCTGGACAGTGAACACGCACTGGTGCGTTGGTTATCGCAGCAGATCATGCAGCCCAATCCACAGGCGGAAAATCAACAGCTTCGTCTGGAAAGTGATCAGCATCTGGTACAAATTGTCACCATCCATAAATCTAAAGGACTGGAATATCCGTTGGTATGGTTGCCTTTTATCGGTAATTTCCGGCAACAGTCGCAGGGTCTTTATCATGACCGGGAAAGTTTTCAGGCACTGCTGGATTTGCAAAATAGTGAAGAGAGCCAGATGCTGGCGGAAGAAGAACGCCTGGCGGAAGATCTGCGTCTGCTTTATGTCGCGATGACCCGGGCCATTTATCACTGTAGTATCGGGGTGGCTCCGCTTTACCAGCGTTCCCAAAAGAAAGAGGGCGATAGCGACATGCACCAGAGCGCCCTGGGGTATCTGTTACAGAGGGGAATGCCTGCGGACGCCGCGGGGCTCATTGCCGAGCTGGATGGCATGGCAGCGGATGGCGTGGTCACCTGTCTGGTGAAACCGGAGGATGAGCAACCGTGGCAGCCACTGAGCGCAGACCAGCAGGAGTTGCAGGTACGCCAGAATACGCGCGTATTACGTGATGGCTGGCGGGTGACCAGTTATTCCGGATTACAGCAGCATGGTTCTTCAGTTGTGCAGGATTTATTACCCCGCCTTGATATTGAAGCCATGGGGGAGCGGCAGCAGGAGCCGGAGTCACAGTTAACGCCACATACTTTTCCCCGAGGTGCCTCGCCGGGCACTTTCTTACATGGCTTGTTTGAATCGCTGGATTTTACCCAACCCGTTGATGATGACTGGCTGATGACGCAACTACAGGCATATGGCATTGATGAGAGCTGGTGTTCAGTACTCAGACAGTGGATGGAAACCATACTGACTACCCCGCTGAATAAGGACGGTATTCAGCTCGCCGGGTTGGATAACGGACATAAGCAGGCAGAAATGCAATTCTATCTGCCCATTCAGCAAGCGATGCAGGCCAGAAATCTGGATAGCCTGACCAAGACGTTTGATCCTCTTTCTGCTCAATGTCCGCCGTTGGCATTCCAGCAGGTCAAAGGAATGCTTAAGGGGTTCATTGATCTGGTGTTTTGCTGGCAGGGGCGTTATTACCTGCTGGATTACAAATCCAACTGGTTGGGGG contains the following coding sequences:
- the recB gene encoding exodeoxyribonuclease V subunit beta; its protein translation is MTNAPPQSLNFFTLPLFGERLIEASAGTGKTYTLAALYLRLLLGLGKEAAYLRPLSVDEILVVTFTEAATEELRERIRERIHELRLACIRRQSDNPLMMQLLAEIPEASRADAAETLLMAERQMDDAAIYTIHGFCQRMLTSNAFESGVLFEQDLLEDEQPLRRQACADFWRRYCYPLPLDMARVIGTLWSGPEKLLQELTPYLHGDTPALRLPPQESETLVERHQKIIAIIDGFKQQWRESAPELDALISASGVDKRRYSSRNRPNWLRNVTQWAEEQPTVDYQLPKDLARFGQSELNQRTVKGEPPSHAVFDAVDQLLQQSLSLRDLMIWLALKAIRRSVREEKQRRAELGFDDLLARLDEALQQAGGEQLAHAIRDRYPVAMIDEFQDTDTQQYRIFRTLYADQSQCGWLMIGDPKQAIYAFRGADIFTYMRARDDVTAHYTLDTNWRSSPDMVNAVNCLFQRVDAPFIFSQIPFMAVKPAESNRSLAFEYQGTVSPALQFWLTGTQGVGVSEYQQIMARQCASQIRDWLMAGQRHEAWLVNGDKRQPVQAADITVLVRSRHEATLVRQALGHLNIPSVYLSNRDSVFTTPEARDVLWLLHAVLAPEQERTLRSAMATTLMGLDAPAIEALNHNEADWDALVDEFAGYRLLWQQRGVLPMLRALMRRHQLAENLLSSRDGERRLTDILHVGELLQEASSSLDSEHALVRWLSQQIMQPNPQAENQQLRLESDQHLVQIVTIHKSKGLEYPLVWLPFIGNFRQQSQGLYHDRESFQALLDLQNSEESQMLAEEERLAEDLRLLYVAMTRAIYHCSIGVAPLYQRSQKKEGDSDMHQSALGYLLQRGMPADAAGLIAELDGMAADGVVTCLVKPEDEQPWQPLSADQQELQVRQNTRVLRDGWRVTSYSGLQQHGSSVVQDLLPRLDIEAMGERQQEPESQLTPHTFPRGASPGTFLHGLFESLDFTQPVDDDWLMTQLQAYGIDESWCSVLRQWMETILTTPLNKDGIQLAGLDNGHKQAEMQFYLPIQQAMQARNLDSLTKTFDPLSAQCPPLAFQQVKGMLKGFIDLVFCWQGRYYLLDYKSNWLGADASAYTQSAMMQAMAEHRYDLQYQLYTLALHRYLRHRLPEYDYQQHFGGVFYLFLRGIDATYPGNGVFFYCPPQGLVEGMDQLFQGKGSEGEQRAGHD
- the ptrA gene encoding pitrilysin, producing the protein MRRQYVWITGLLLLIFWLPISWADTGWQVLPQTINKSANDLRQYQAIKLDNDMTVLLVSDPQATSSLAALALPIGSLDNPKSQPGLAHYLEHMLLMGSKRYPQPESLSEFLKKHGGSHNASTASYRTAFYLEVENDALQPAVDRLADAIAEPLLDPVNADRERHAVNAELTMARSRDGLRMSQVSAETLNPAHPGSRFAGGNLETLRDKPGSNLHDELVRFYQRYYSANLMKGVIYSNKPLAEMAKIAAETFGRIANHRARVPEITVPVVTEKQRGVIIHYVPAQPRKQLRLEFRIENNSQAFRSKTDTYISYLIGNRSQNTLSDWLQKQGLVDSINAGANPIVERNGGILTISANLTDKGLAQKDEVIAAIFSYLHRIRQDGIQPRYFDEIAHVLNVDFRYPSINRDMGYIEWLVDTMLRVPIEHTLDASYLADRYDPNAIAARLDGMTPQNARIWFISPDEPHNRMAYFVQAPYQVDKIRADQIAKWQQQEKSINLTLPAANPYIPDDFSLIKTDTTIDHPKMLLEQPGLRVLYMPSRYFADEPKANITLLLRNKMADDTARHQVLFALHDYLAGLALDELSYQASVGGIGFSTGSNGGVVMETSGYTQHLPELLQSLIDVYSSFMPTQEQLAQAKSWYVQQLDAADKAKAYEQAIQPIQALSRVPYTERSERRQLLSGIQLQDVMDYRNALLQQATPEMMVVGNLLPDDVVRLAQSLKRRLGCGGVQWWRSKKVKITQAQRATLQQVGSSTDSALAAVYIPAGYDEVQSMAYSSLLGQILHPWFYSQLRTQEQLGYAVFATPFSIGRQWGIGFLLQSNSRQPAYLFQRYQNFYATAGERLQAMAPDEFAQNKQGLINELRQRPQTLDEEAGRLRNDLERENFAFDTRQKLIEQVNAITLTQLADFFQQALKPQGLAVLSQVSGSHHDKADYAAPQGWTIYPDASSLQKTLPIEQVENK